Proteins from a genomic interval of Candidatus Rubidus massiliensis:
- the ankX_1 gene encoding Phosphocholine transferase AnkX: MQQASFVKVNYIQQDINSAKVNSDINLTRITKLYKDCLGNCIQLWFSQSKGLFGIVIDQKQNFFIIPEKNIHNPLSNKTSHKFNIDLINSSLSYDLTYDISNLSITIWPHLVGAIKGKEVRRIYVKASPLRFSTEESIIKRIEARGFTKKAGDPNAWINEKKGLELHIDRPDEGNNKGEILHIDISLTNEPLSDDTDILTNKQKHEYYKKIGRLPSRRQYEKEKANNIKKFLIKEYNDKIEKKVRNGELSKREGDNKKFLYEKKIEIQSEKHDEYRTKWRFAFGQNPPSDDRTKKNNPKDPQNPDNQNTNKRPPNNIRLTDTPAKKQFEQNLQQAKLTKSYNSNHPDNPVSEKGSTARDTGGVECRIEYIEGLFDSIDELFENEFYFCLPNLPDNTVPFSNNELKQILRELAIGIYVHNTVPFFSLHFNQQGQLYPIIHPAYKNTLVGRTIAMLDYIMKGFLNGGVFTEEFIDKWEQVRSNDLDSSFSEMIDFEEYVKEHLGEQTDYHSVRQLISSRKLRGLEKFAETLLNKLFLNEPNLLSDYSEFSNSFRIIAKQNSIQKEGNVFVIDSDFDVEYTIQPSARYEQELERFYRENGAFPKSYTVLKDAFETMKNEIHEKMAKLPICQKYFSILSVINFFSSYFLTLKKYNKMPSLSTFALNKKEVCPSLFPHLPLKSLKQEEVKIDKKFWEELVKTNKDLIKDFLKFQCQKDNLFSETEEFDNLLLENLEKFFLSNTSKTLVRFFNEDESNLRKSCEKNLLNIKKNLLEIFAQFIKNYKLELFPQEAHPLIIELSKPSITKNDQLKILEKIALVYKNHNYSNEKINNSLTRLQANHVDLIDIFIFNLVNLVDEITIQIPHQLLRSLSELTQEEVTEGKRVVGGCGLKLERKAITNSALGKTIIEEKLDELVTTTEESWNLLSVGNNVKKTAFFKLHIEDLPPYVEDYDWMETSLIATEQGGSEILQTFVDAFTAIQQNNAELFELILEENPELKNFQDKNGRSLVHYASQISNVYYIEALKRYDFDLYLPDNDGFTPLHYAAMQGTLSSLQFLTFGNPKSLNVKSKEDTTPLIVAIQHGQKEVVEYLLEMGVKLLSSTTGYNPLHCALHYQEEELFYVLAKHAKKDLITLINENSEEGGTPLMLACEIDSLPLVQFMVKNGANVGLVRKDGLTSLEVAFRKKFYDIAGYLIRYCIPSKYAIEYVVKEGDLEALGVLLKSPSVATHKNAFDENILQMAIHYGNIPVAVHLIDYLDSSAFYSLNKEKENAIQVAIECGFWDILEAFYKKGVDLSSHSFYLEIIKKPYYPLQKNFYKAELYTEEQRKELIQASIEFGNYPALTSIFNVSNEELVAFQGDNGWNIFHYMAKFDGAYLLRKLIRNEQDILKITDDGKSLAYIAAESGSIKVLSYLLDLYKQNNIVLKNQHKAKHLLWGAIYHNQLEAVELILKFSDDDVCQREIDDEGNTPLHIAAMASSSTLLEKFATISGYNKQNNKGLTPTYYLIRGSATQFLQPLLEKGICKISASELYAAVNQPDPFLLQLVIKAQNNIDIVAKSGHTALSLAVVANNFEACEALIKLGSNSQHVVKGKSILQLAIEKGHLRIIELLLKSSQIIKKPHLLHFACQLGNIACVTLLLEAGFSSRDKDDSGKNAIDYACNSEIKKLVSQGGEAFHKKTNRFRESLSLLVGQSSIGKKMIEAFNSLKQILPKELLEQFPKNNTTIDESFEKFKAVFTTLKEDEITFIEVENSKIWGPPLLLLLHFLTNPLIEKNEELIEFIKAEVKKIKRDNFVDSEGNTLAHLLLQLDISPNDYPHLHLTKANYKKITPLHHAILHSNEESLKTLLNLLSPNDLELEDRKGKTPLFYAIELENNEKISLLLKKGVNVNHKDFHHMTPLSYACVNEKQNLMALLIKHKADVNIPFSYGRTSLLQYAMIKQLDQIALFLLRKGADANLFDETNRSAVTVAIETENTQILRFIDATNQSLKIKTKEGHLPSHLAIDFGSLSVLELFKDLYVPIDTKFSLEQLGHLTSKEKISPLLIALKNEKMDLFHFLQKETNENIEDLIRDNIDKFSLNCGTFELFKTLKIAQNPKVIRQAIISAIRADQTQVVEKLYNLGINKGLELVENGYNGLHIASHVGSIQTTSYLLKQGLDPNHKGLANETPLEIAVKKKHFHQFKLLLDHQMVKFTYNIDEKNRDGQTLMHLAVEANNLKGLMYLIYCGASLEVKNYSGLTPLQIAAISGNRELLGLLLFAGADYNVKTIKGDELADLIEEDARDASLILEKFLDVKEKFPGDSNLHLAIRLKEINSLILLMQTDDINAMNNDGLTPLHLSIHNEYSWATQKLLQLKVDVNTIDSKGESPLWTACIDKKNKVLSRTLINLDANMDITINNHFLNHHIQKLFM, encoded by the coding sequence ATGCAACAAGCTTCATTTGTAAAAGTAAATTATATACAGCAAGATATTAATTCCGCTAAAGTTAATTCTGATATTAATCTAACAAGAATTACTAAATTATATAAAGACTGTTTGGGTAACTGCATTCAGTTATGGTTTTCACAATCAAAAGGTTTATTCGGAATAGTGATAGATCAAAAACAAAATTTTTTTATAATTCCTGAAAAAAACATACATAATCCTTTATCTAATAAAACATCTCATAAATTTAACATTGATTTAATTAATTCATCACTATCATACGATTTAACTTACGATATCTCAAATTTAAGTATAACTATTTGGCCTCATTTAGTTGGAGCTATTAAAGGAAAAGAAGTTAGGCGAATTTATGTTAAAGCTAGTCCACTACGTTTTTCAACCGAAGAATCAATAATAAAACGAATCGAAGCTAGAGGTTTTACAAAAAAAGCTGGGGATCCGAATGCGTGGATTAACGAAAAAAAAGGGCTTGAACTACATATCGATAGACCAGACGAAGGCAATAATAAAGGCGAAATTTTGCATATTGACATATCTTTAACGAATGAGCCTTTATCTGACGATACCGATATTTTAACTAATAAACAAAAGCATGAATATTATAAAAAAATAGGTAGGTTACCTAGCCGACGACAGTATGAAAAAGAAAAAGCCAATAATATTAAAAAGTTTCTAATAAAAGAATATAATGACAAAATTGAAAAAAAAGTTAGAAATGGAGAATTGAGTAAAAGAGAAGGTGATAACAAAAAATTTCTTTATGAAAAAAAAATTGAAATTCAATCCGAAAAGCATGATGAATACAGAACCAAATGGCGCTTTGCATTCGGACAAAATCCCCCTTCTGATGATCGTACAAAAAAAAATAATCCTAAAGATCCGCAAAATCCAGATAACCAAAATACAAATAAACGTCCTCCAAACAACATTCGTCTAACCGACACACCTGCCAAAAAGCAATTTGAACAAAATTTACAGCAAGCTAAATTAACTAAGTCATACAATTCCAATCATCCTGATAATCCAGTATCTGAAAAAGGTTCAACAGCTAGAGATACCGGCGGGGTAGAGTGTCGCATTGAATATATAGAGGGGTTATTCGACTCTATTGATGAACTTTTTGAAAATGAATTTTATTTTTGTTTGCCAAATCTACCTGATAATACAGTTCCCTTTTCAAATAATGAATTAAAACAAATTTTAAGGGAATTAGCGATTGGAATATATGTTCATAATACAGTCCCCTTCTTCAGTTTACATTTTAATCAACAAGGTCAGTTGTATCCGATCATTCATCCTGCTTATAAAAACACGCTCGTCGGTAGAACTATAGCTATGCTTGATTACATTATGAAAGGGTTCTTGAATGGCGGTGTTTTTACAGAAGAATTTATTGATAAATGGGAACAAGTTCGCTCAAACGACCTAGATTCTTCATTTAGCGAAATGATCGATTTTGAAGAATACGTTAAAGAGCACTTAGGAGAACAGACTGACTACCATTCTGTTAGACAATTGATTTCAAGTCGCAAATTACGCGGTTTAGAAAAATTTGCCGAAACTCTTTTAAATAAATTATTTTTAAATGAGCCTAATTTATTAAGCGATTATTCAGAATTTTCTAATTCATTTCGCATAATAGCTAAACAAAATAGCATTCAAAAAGAAGGCAATGTATTTGTTATAGATTCAGATTTTGATGTGGAATATACCATTCAACCATCAGCTAGGTATGAACAAGAATTAGAACGATTTTACAGAGAAAATGGCGCATTTCCTAAATCTTATACTGTTTTAAAAGACGCCTTTGAAACAATGAAGAATGAAATTCATGAAAAAATGGCAAAACTACCGATTTGCCAAAAGTATTTCTCAATCCTATCTGTGATTAATTTTTTCTCTAGTTATTTTCTTACCTTAAAGAAATATAACAAAATGCCAAGTTTATCGACTTTTGCATTAAATAAAAAGGAAGTTTGTCCGTCTCTTTTTCCCCATTTACCACTAAAGTCTTTAAAACAAGAAGAAGTTAAAATAGATAAAAAATTTTGGGAAGAGCTTGTTAAAACAAATAAGGACCTTATTAAAGACTTTTTAAAATTTCAATGTCAAAAGGATAATTTATTTTCTGAGACTGAGGAATTTGATAATTTATTATTAGAAAATTTAGAAAAATTCTTTTTATCAAATACTAGCAAAACATTAGTCCGTTTTTTTAATGAAGATGAATCTAACCTACGAAAAAGTTGTGAAAAAAACCTTCTAAATATTAAAAAAAACCTCTTAGAGATATTTGCTCAATTCATAAAAAATTATAAATTAGAATTATTTCCTCAAGAAGCACATCCGCTCATTATTGAGCTAAGTAAACCAAGTATTACTAAAAATGACCAATTAAAAATTCTAGAAAAAATAGCTCTTGTATATAAAAACCATAATTATTCCAATGAAAAAATTAATAATAGCCTTACTAGGTTACAAGCAAATCATGTAGATCTTATCGATATATTTATATTTAATTTAGTAAATTTGGTTGATGAAATAACTATTCAGATCCCTCATCAGCTACTTCGTTCTTTATCTGAACTAACCCAAGAAGAAGTAACAGAAGGTAAACGTGTTGTGGGTGGTTGTGGTTTAAAACTTGAAAGAAAAGCTATCACCAATTCTGCTTTAGGTAAAACAATAATTGAAGAGAAATTAGATGAATTAGTAACTACAACTGAAGAAAGTTGGAATTTACTGTCTGTTGGCAATAATGTGAAAAAAACAGCTTTTTTTAAACTACATATTGAGGACCTCCCTCCTTACGTAGAAGATTACGATTGGATGGAAACCTCTTTGATTGCAACAGAACAAGGTGGATCTGAAATTTTGCAAACTTTTGTTGATGCTTTTACTGCCATTCAGCAAAACAATGCCGAGCTCTTCGAATTAATTTTAGAAGAAAATCCAGAACTTAAAAATTTCCAGGATAAAAATGGAAGATCTTTAGTTCATTACGCGTCTCAAATTTCCAACGTTTATTATATCGAAGCTTTAAAAAGATATGATTTCGATCTATATTTGCCAGATAACGATGGATTCACACCATTACATTATGCCGCTATGCAAGGAACATTATCATCTTTGCAATTTCTTACATTCGGAAATCCAAAAAGTCTCAATGTCAAATCAAAGGAAGATACAACTCCACTAATAGTTGCAATTCAACATGGACAAAAAGAAGTTGTAGAGTACCTTTTAGAAATGGGGGTGAAACTACTTTCTTCAACTACTGGATATAATCCCCTTCATTGCGCTTTACATTATCAAGAAGAAGAGCTTTTTTACGTTCTTGCAAAACATGCAAAAAAAGATCTTATAACTTTGATCAATGAAAATTCGGAAGAAGGCGGAACCCCTTTAATGTTAGCATGCGAAATCGATTCGCTACCATTAGTGCAATTTATGGTAAAAAATGGCGCTAATGTTGGTTTGGTTAGAAAAGATGGACTAACATCTTTAGAAGTAGCCTTTCGAAAGAAATTTTATGATATTGCAGGTTATTTAATTCGATATTGCATACCCTCTAAATATGCGATTGAATATGTGGTAAAAGAAGGAGATCTTGAAGCCTTAGGAGTTTTGCTAAAAAGTCCTTCCGTTGCTACACATAAAAATGCTTTTGATGAAAATATCCTTCAAATGGCTATTCATTATGGAAACATTCCAGTTGCTGTCCATCTGATAGATTATTTAGATTCTAGTGCATTCTATTCTCTAAATAAAGAAAAAGAGAATGCCATACAAGTGGCTATTGAATGTGGTTTTTGGGATATTTTAGAAGCCTTTTACAAAAAAGGGGTGGATTTAAGCTCACACTCTTTCTATCTTGAGATCATAAAAAAACCTTATTATCCCTTACAAAAAAATTTCTATAAAGCAGAGCTTTACACTGAAGAGCAAAGAAAAGAACTTATTCAAGCTTCTATTGAATTTGGAAATTATCCTGCTTTAACTTCAATTTTTAATGTAAGTAACGAAGAATTAGTGGCTTTTCAAGGAGATAATGGTTGGAATATCTTTCATTACATGGCTAAATTCGATGGTGCATACTTACTTCGAAAGTTAATTCGCAATGAACAAGATATCTTAAAAATAACAGATGATGGTAAAAGTTTAGCCTATATAGCTGCTGAAAGCGGTAGCATAAAAGTTTTATCTTATCTCTTAGATTTATATAAGCAAAATAACATCGTCTTAAAGAATCAACACAAAGCTAAACATCTTCTTTGGGGAGCCATTTACCATAACCAATTAGAAGCAGTTGAGTTGATCCTTAAATTTTCGGATGATGATGTATGCCAAAGAGAAATAGATGATGAAGGTAATACCCCTTTACATATAGCAGCAATGGCAAGCTCTAGTACATTGCTTGAAAAATTCGCCACTATTTCTGGATATAATAAACAAAATAATAAAGGATTAACGCCAACTTACTATTTAATAAGAGGTAGTGCAACTCAGTTTTTACAACCTTTGCTGGAAAAGGGAATTTGTAAAATAAGTGCAAGTGAACTTTACGCAGCTGTTAATCAACCCGATCCTTTCCTACTCCAGCTAGTTATTAAGGCTCAAAATAATATTGATATTGTGGCAAAAAGTGGTCATACAGCTTTAAGCTTAGCAGTCGTTGCCAATAATTTTGAAGCTTGCGAAGCTTTAATAAAATTAGGTTCAAATTCACAGCATGTTGTCAAAGGCAAGTCTATCTTACAACTAGCTATTGAAAAAGGACACTTAAGAATTATAGAACTATTGTTAAAGTCTTCTCAAATAATTAAAAAGCCTCATTTACTCCATTTTGCTTGTCAATTAGGAAATATTGCTTGTGTTACGCTTTTATTAGAGGCGGGTTTTTCTTCTAGAGACAAGGATGATAGCGGCAAAAATGCCATAGACTATGCTTGTAATTCCGAAATTAAAAAATTAGTCTCCCAAGGAGGCGAAGCGTTCCATAAAAAAACAAATCGTTTTAGAGAAAGCTTATCCCTATTAGTTGGCCAATCAAGTATTGGAAAAAAAATGATCGAAGCGTTTAATTCTTTAAAACAGATTCTTCCAAAAGAACTTCTAGAGCAATTCCCTAAGAATAATACGACTATAGATGAATCTTTCGAAAAATTTAAAGCCGTCTTTACAACCCTTAAAGAGGATGAAATTACTTTTATTGAAGTCGAGAATAGTAAAATCTGGGGACCTCCTTTACTATTATTGCTCCATTTTTTAACAAATCCTTTAATCGAAAAAAATGAAGAATTAATAGAGTTTATTAAAGCTGAAGTTAAAAAAATTAAAAGGGACAATTTTGTAGATAGTGAAGGTAATACTTTAGCTCATCTGTTATTACAATTAGATATATCTCCAAATGACTATCCACATTTACATTTAACAAAAGCGAACTATAAAAAAATAACCCCTTTACATCATGCTATTCTGCATAGTAACGAAGAATCTCTCAAAACGTTATTAAATCTCTTATCACCAAATGATTTAGAGTTAGAAGATAGAAAAGGGAAAACACCTTTATTCTATGCTATAGAACTAGAAAATAATGAAAAAATTTCATTATTGCTGAAAAAAGGTGTCAACGTTAATCATAAAGACTTTCATCATATGACACCGTTAAGCTATGCCTGTGTAAACGAAAAACAAAATCTAATGGCATTGCTAATAAAACATAAGGCCGATGTAAATATTCCTTTTTCTTACGGTAGAACTTCTCTATTGCAGTATGCAATGATCAAACAACTTGATCAAATAGCTCTGTTTCTTTTAAGAAAAGGTGCGGATGCCAATCTTTTTGACGAAACTAATAGATCGGCTGTTACAGTGGCTATAGAAACTGAGAATACACAAATTCTTCGTTTTATTGACGCTACGAATCAATCTCTTAAAATAAAAACAAAAGAGGGGCACTTACCAAGCCATTTAGCTATAGATTTTGGAAGTTTAAGTGTATTAGAATTATTTAAAGATTTGTACGTTCCAATTGATACTAAGTTTTCGTTAGAACAACTAGGTCATCTAACTAGCAAAGAAAAAATCTCTCCTTTACTCATAGCTTTAAAAAATGAAAAAATGGATCTATTTCATTTTCTACAAAAAGAAACTAATGAAAATATTGAAGACTTAATTCGTGATAATATTGACAAATTTTCTTTAAACTGTGGAACATTTGAATTGTTTAAAACTTTAAAGATTGCCCAAAATCCAAAAGTTATTAGGCAAGCAATAATTAGCGCTATTAGGGCAGATCAGACACAAGTTGTAGAAAAGCTTTATAACCTTGGTATCAATAAAGGCCTAGAACTAGTAGAAAATGGGTATAATGGCTTACATATAGCAAGCCATGTTGGTTCAATCCAAACAACTTCTTACCTTTTAAAACAAGGACTTGATCCAAATCATAAAGGGCTAGCAAATGAAACTCCTTTAGAAATCGCTGTCAAAAAGAAGCATTTTCATCAATTTAAACTACTTTTAGATCATCAAATGGTGAAATTCACTTACAACATTGATGAAAAAAATAGAGATGGGCAAACTTTAATGCACTTGGCTGTAGAGGCTAATAATCTTAAAGGATTAATGTATCTCATCTATTGTGGAGCGAGTCTAGAGGTTAAAAATTATAGTGGTTTAACACCTCTTCAAATCGCCGCCATAAGTGGAAATAGAGAGCTTTTGGGTCTACTTTTATTTGCTGGCGCCGACTATAATGTAAAAACGATTAAGGGTGATGAGTTAGCAGACCTAATAGAAGAAGATGCAAGAGATGCCTCTCTTATTTTAGAAAAGTTTTTAGATGTAAAAGAAAAATTTCCAGGCGATTCAAACCTGCATTTAGCGATTCGTTTAAAAGAGATAAATAGCCTTATCCTTTTAATGCAAACAGATGACATCAATGCTATGAATAATGATGGTTTAACACCTTTACATTTAAGTATTCACAATGAATATAGTTGGGCTACTCAAAAGCTTCTTCAACTAAAAGTAGACGTGAATACTATTGATAGCAAAGGAGAAAGCCCTCTTTGGACAGCTTGTATCGATAAGAAAAATAAGGTCTTGTCCCGTACATTGATCAATCTTGATGCCAATATGGACATTACTATCAATAATCATTTTTTAAATCATCATATACAAAAATTATTTATGTAA
- a CDS encoding Leucine Rich repeats (2 copies), translating to MNELIEYILNNKSRTLDLLEWSYRNNFNELFNLDTIHLIARLRPDIEKISIAYVYPKTLRNLQYLPNLKELYLEECVVIQDDWQEIVYLTNLQSLTICGIEHINNNLFLHLAKLSNFETLSIVDCEHLLVESLTRLSCIKNLKNLSLSQITWVGSENEIFQKISEVESLHSLEILYGMKLTDENINSLLKLKTHLKRLIITGFNDLTDSGFYSICKFSHLDYLHIEQCNQFTNKSINYLTNLLNLKKLTLNFCYDLSEENLNNIGRLINLSSLTISLIRCSDYPIHKLSKLEALEHLNLHGTFKSINGIASLTNLKSLSFSEISDFEDLKNLNLLKNLKKIDIAGSNYKDEVIQVFFELRQIEELNLSRNNLFFGDKLVTFNFNSNLKKLNFNKCSNLIDVSLEAISNLKSLSDLNLSECKKITDNGIVHLAKLPLTSLNLEKCDLLTNEALKYIGKIDSLHYLNLEYCINIADEGIKHLSNLNQLEEINLRWCEGVTYQGLKHLISLPNLKIIKIRNHLKRFPWEELKNLSQGNKNIKFL from the coding sequence ATGAACGAGCTAATAGAATATATTCTCAATAATAAATCAAGAACACTAGATTTATTAGAGTGGTCTTATAGGAATAATTTCAATGAATTATTTAACCTTGATACAATCCATTTAATCGCAAGGTTAAGACCTGACATAGAAAAAATAAGTATCGCATATGTCTATCCTAAAACACTCCGTAATTTACAATATTTACCTAATCTTAAAGAATTATACTTAGAAGAATGTGTTGTCATTCAAGATGATTGGCAAGAAATCGTTTATCTTACAAATTTGCAATCATTGACTATTTGTGGCATTGAACATATCAATAATAATCTCTTTCTACATCTAGCAAAACTTTCTAATTTTGAAACTCTTTCTATTGTAGACTGTGAGCATCTGTTAGTTGAATCATTGACAAGACTTTCCTGTATAAAAAACCTCAAAAATCTTTCTCTAAGCCAAATTACATGGGTTGGATCAGAAAACGAAATATTTCAAAAAATTTCCGAAGTAGAAAGTTTACATTCACTTGAAATTTTATATGGCATGAAACTTACAGATGAAAATATAAATAGTTTATTAAAACTTAAAACCCATTTAAAACGCCTAATAATAACCGGATTCAATGATTTAACAGATTCTGGATTTTATTCTATTTGTAAATTTTCTCATTTAGATTATTTACATATCGAACAATGTAACCAATTCACAAATAAATCTATCAATTACCTTACTAATCTTTTAAATTTAAAAAAATTAACTTTGAATTTTTGTTATGACTTATCAGAGGAAAATTTAAATAATATAGGAAGATTAATAAATTTATCTTCACTGACAATTTCTTTAATCCGTTGTAGTGACTATCCTATTCATAAATTATCTAAATTAGAGGCACTCGAACATTTAAATCTTCATGGTACATTTAAAAGTATAAACGGTATAGCATCGTTAACAAATTTAAAATCTTTAAGCTTTTCTGAAATATCTGATTTTGAGGATTTAAAAAACTTAAATTTATTAAAAAATTTAAAAAAAATCGATATAGCAGGCTCAAATTATAAAGATGAAGTCATTCAAGTTTTTTTTGAATTAAGGCAAATAGAAGAATTAAATTTAAGTCGTAATAATTTGTTTTTCGGTGATAAATTAGTTACATTTAATTTTAATTCAAACTTAAAAAAACTAAACTTTAATAAATGTAGTAACTTAATTGATGTAAGTTTAGAAGCTATTTCTAATTTAAAGAGTTTATCGGATTTGAATTTATCGGAATGTAAGAAAATCACAGACAATGGAATTGTTCATTTAGCAAAACTCCCTTTAACTTCTTTAAATTTAGAAAAATGTGACTTATTAACTAACGAAGCTTTAAAATATATAGGAAAAATCGATAGTTTACATTATTTGAATCTTGAATATTGCATCAATATTGCTGATGAAGGAATAAAACATTTGTCAAATCTCAACCAATTGGAAGAAATTAATTTACGTTGGTGTGAAGGCGTCACTTATCAAGGTTTAAAACATTTAATAAGCTTGCCAAATTTAAAAATCATTAAAATTAGAAATCATTTAAAAAGGTTTCCTTGGGAAGAGTTAAAAAATTTAAGTCAAGGTAACAAAAATATTAAATTTCTTTAA
- a CDS encoding Leucine Rich repeats (2 copies) translates to MKDFILDKIKQKPTSIELDGYKINNEELKFLLENSPQLIEVKLLHPVDEWFEHLLLLPNLKSLHIYNNRFKKTEALVNLGKLKQLEVLSLDFCEGVTQILFDYLEHFKRLQYLNLTDNEDIDDAQIYSISKITSLKSLTLSRTICSSKSTNSFAKLINLEELSFEVCNINQTLSFLKQITKLKVLHIKNCSVNILGIKNLIQLTSLQELLLTNMRNDIQDNWIEQISNLKSLEKLTLSSCGSIGDKGISYISKLNNLKELDLEGTYFISENGFSFLKSLKKLKKLSLTGSSFNNDNIKFLINLENLSSLNISFTEVNNKSIDKLLLLKSLNTLEITNIKLSPEEIKKLNNKNVTIYS, encoded by the coding sequence ATGAAAGATTTTATTCTAGACAAAATTAAACAAAAACCAACTTCTATTGAATTAGACGGATATAAAATAAATAATGAAGAACTAAAGTTTTTACTAGAAAACTCTCCTCAACTTATTGAAGTTAAGTTATTACATCCAGTAGATGAATGGTTTGAGCATTTGTTACTTTTACCTAATTTAAAAAGTTTACATATATATAACAATCGCTTCAAAAAAACAGAAGCTTTAGTAAATTTAGGTAAATTAAAACAATTGGAAGTTTTAAGTCTTGATTTTTGCGAAGGTGTCACGCAAATTTTATTTGATTATTTAGAACATTTTAAAAGATTGCAATATTTAAATTTGACTGATAACGAAGATATTGATGATGCACAAATTTATTCGATCTCAAAAATTACTAGTTTAAAGTCTTTAACTCTTAGTCGAACTATTTGCTCTAGTAAATCTACCAACTCATTTGCTAAGTTAATCAATTTAGAAGAATTATCATTTGAAGTTTGTAATATTAATCAAACATTATCTTTTTTAAAGCAAATAACTAAATTAAAAGTTTTACACATTAAAAATTGTTCTGTGAATATTTTAGGGATTAAAAATTTAATTCAGCTTACTTCCTTACAAGAACTTTTATTAACAAATATGCGAAACGATATTCAAGACAATTGGATTGAACAAATTTCGAATTTAAAATCCTTAGAAAAATTAACTTTATCTTCATGCGGTTCTATAGGGGATAAGGGAATTTCATATATCAGCAAGCTTAATAACTTGAAAGAATTGGACTTAGAAGGAACTTACTTTATCAGTGAAAATGGTTTCAGCTTTCTAAAAAGTTTAAAAAAACTAAAAAAATTAAGCTTAACTGGCAGTAGCTTTAATAATGATAATATTAAATTTTTAATTAATTTAGAGAATTTATCATCATTAAATATTTCCTTCACAGAAGTTAATAACAAAAGTATTGATAAACTTTTACTTCTTAAATCATTAAACACGCTTGAAATAACAAATATTAAACTCTCTCCAGAAGAAATAAAAAAATTAAATAATAAAAACGTAACAATTTATTCATAA